GCATAAAAGTTATTGTGTAAAACAGCCAGAGCAAAAGCAAATATCTTATTAAGTTGCTTGAAAAACtgttttagaaatgtttcattttgaatagTGACAAACATGAAGAGCTGAAGATTGAAATGCATACCTGGAGTAACCCTCTAGTAGCTGTGTGAGGCGGGCATAGGAGAGTCGAGACTCTGGCACGCTGACCAGGAAGGGCAGGCCCACATTCTCAGTGTTTGGTCGACACAGAGCTTTGTGATTGGGCCAGTGGGTCCTCTGACACGCTCTGGGAATTGAGTTTACATGTTCATCGGAGAGTTAATGAttttaataaaggcaaaaatgacACATTCAACAGAAATGAATCCAAATATTACATCTCAATGAGGGCGAGGTAGCATTTTCCAGTGTTACTCACTGATTGCAGTAGCCCACACGGTAGCAGCGAGTGCAGCGCTTCAGCTTGTCTTCTTCAGACACTGGAGGCTTCAGGCAGGCGGCACACTTTGAGATGGGGATATTAGGGACCTGCAGTCTCTGTAGGAAAAGGAACAGCAAAGAAAGGCCCCTCAAAATTTCTGTAAAAACTAATATATTAAGTATGCAGTGGAATTCTACAATCAGGATTACCTGCTGCACTTGGAGCAATATGACTCTCTCTTTGGCCATGTCTTTGGAAAGCACCTCAAAGCAGAACAACATGTCAGAGGACGACACCGTGTCCAGGGAATGGGACGGCAGGAACATGCGGTGGAAGCGGTTCTTCCCAACCTGAGTGGAAAAAGTGTATCCATGAGTGATTTTCACATTCACGCTATCATTGCTCAAAGTATCAAGGTGTGAAATCCTGAATGTTTCCAACCTCTGCCAGTCTGAGGTTTTCTGATTTGACTCGGACACTCCTGGAGATGGATTCAAGGACTTCAACTGTGCTGGAGTTCTCCTTACTAACACTCACCAAGaactgataacacacacacaaaaggagtTAGTAAGTCAAAGTCAAAAGTATCTTTATGTCTTCCTCTGAAATGTTCATTGCTGGCCGTCACAGCATGTAGTTTGAGCCATTAAGTAGAAACAAGATACTGTATCTCACCTTGATGGGTTTTTTATGAGGTTCCTTGGCAAAGTAGAAAACTGAGAGAACCTTTTGTTTCTGAGGCAACGGCACAGGCAGGTAGAGGAAAGGGTCAAATGTGATGGACACCTGAAGAAGAGGGAAAAGTAAAAGGGGAAGGTGAATGAAAGCAGGTCATCATCACTGTAACAAgtcattaaacattaaaattcATCAACAGAAATGTTCAGAAGATGCCATTTGGTTACTTGGCTGACTGTGGCAAGATCAACCCTGCACAGTTAACATATTTCACACCGCACATTACTTAATATCACAACACCGTCAACAAATGTACATGATGCAACAGCCAAAAGTCTTATCCTTACTATAAAAAATGCGGGCTATGACTGTTaaagtgtttacattttcagtgaTTTCAAAAGGTTCATGCAAGCAGAAAGACATATTTTGTGTAAAGCTATTTGTGTTACCTTTGAGCATGTGGGGCACACAAGCTTGGATTTGAACTGGCCTTGAAACAGGTCCACTATAAAGGAGTCATTTCTCATTTTGTGTCTCTGCCATGCCTCCTCTGCCACCACCtgcaacagaaagaagagatcATCAGTTCAAAGCTTTGGGTAGACTTAAGAATAATGGTAGCTgttattgaattaaaaaatatccCCCTAAAAGGTTTCAATATACTTTTTTGTTATCCTCTGCTATCTGCATTTCCTGCCAGAGACTTCAAATCCACACCGGTTCTAGATATCTCATAGGTGAGAGAAACACCCACCTCATCCGGCTGTCCGTCAGAGTCGACAGTCTCTGTGTACGGTTTATTCTGAATGCGGTTCAAGTCTTCGTGAAGCCCATCCAGCAAAAAGGCCATGAACTCCTGGGCATCATGCTGCGCGTAGCCTGTAAACTGGCTGGCTTTACTCGCCACAATCGCCTGTTTggttgcaaacaaacaaatggaaaggagagggaaaatgaaaacacttttcAATTTTCATCAATCACAATGTAATAATCAGAATGGTATTGTCCCCTTACTACATTTCACTGTAATACATTTCCCTAAAAGAAAGACTTagagttaaaataataattaattcaaAGAAATATGTAGAACATGTTTTGTGCAGAGGATCTGCTGGGGTTGTTTACCTTGAGTTTTGAGGGTTGAAAGGCATGATGAGTTCCTTTCCAAAGGGCCCTGAGCAGCACAGCAAAGCCAATGGCTAGCCTGCCTCCTGTTCCGAGCGGGTTATTGCAGTTGATTTCTGCCTCAAATGCTCGATCTACACGGAAACAGAGAAGACATGTATGAATTAATAGAAACAGACGTCAACAGAAAGTCACTGGAAGTTTAGACGTACATGGACAAGCAGGGACACGTGGAATATACTTGTAGTCAAACTTCAGCTAAATTACATTAACTGACTTTTTGTGTATGTAGATGGAAACAAGGAAATACTAAACGCTACTGAAACTGTGATTTAAATAACTTCTGGAAAAATTCTTTCaactatttttttaagttaaggATAAAGTTTAGGCATAAACGCTTATCATACCATGTGGGGCTCTCTGGTCTCTGGACTATCAGCAAGCACAGGCAGCCAATAATTTTTGATGATTAATCATGGCAGGATTATTTGTTTAGCTGTGTACCCGTGCATCTTTTCTTAGAAACATAACAGCCCGCTATCTTTGGCAGAGACATAAAGCAGCATAATTAATTCTGCATTTGGTCAACATTAAGAGTTTTTCTTCAGGGCATTCTAATAAAATATACCAGAACTAATTTGTTTAACTATGGagccaaaaaatatatactatTTACCATGGAAATAATCCCTGAGTTCTCTGGTGTTGGACAGGGATTGGATGACACTGTTCATGAAACAGGTGTTTCCTAGGTTGACCAATCCTGTGAAGCCAGGCAGGCacaccttcttctcctcctcttcttcgtGGCGCTCATTGCTTGCAATGGGGGCATGGGTCATGGGCTGCACCATGCAGGTAGgtttaggctgagacaggaaaGAATAACACACTGGTTCAAGAAATCAGATCAACTCAAAATTCAGCCCTAAAGCTTTAAGACTACATTGACATGTAATGTTAATCGATAGTTTGGTTCAATGACTAAACATCAAAATCAATAGTTTCATTATCTCTTCTTTTCTTATCTCTCTATTCCTAGACTAACAAGGTGGTGCTTAATCGATAAGACCCAACTACCCAGGAAACAAACATCagtatttttctttctccttatCTCTTGATTAGATAATCATGTACCTATGTAGCTACTAACCGTGGTAACAGTGGGATCTGGCTTTGTGATGGAAACGTGCTCAGAGACAGAACGAGGAGCCACCACATCTAGACTGCCCTCCTCCACTCTAGACGACGCCTTAGGAGCCTTGGGTTTCTCCTCCCCGACCCTCGGAGGCTCCTCCTTGGCTGGTAGGCTGTGCTGGCTGCTGCCAGGCTGGCTGTTCTCCAAACAGGCAGGACTGGAGGGCACAGCAACTTTTGCACCACCCACTGCACCTTAGACAGAGGACAATGGAGCTTGTGGTAAGAATATTATCAATAGCAGGTGACTGCACAGAACATGTTTATGACGATTAATACAAAACAATCAGGTGAGCACTTCAGATTGGATTATCACAAATTGCAGAAACATAAAAAttcaaaatgatcaactttACAGTGAAGTTAAACAAGAAAAACGTATATTCTTTACGGGCAGTAATGAGGAAAAGAACGATATTAACAGAGAAGTAAAAATTGAGATAAGAAAGGCAAAAAGATTGTATAAGGATAAAGTAGAATATAAGTATAGCAGCGGTGACACTGACAAGAAACCTTTTAAAATTGAAGGAATAAATGATGTAGACCTTCCGGATGTTCTTAACCACTTCTTCTGCCGTTTTGATAAACAGGATTTTGCTGCAAATAAGACCCTCCTCAAAGAATCTCTCCTTTCGTAAGGCAATATTGTCAACTCTGAAGAATGTGTAAGAGTTCATCTTAAAAACATTAATATGAGGAAGGCCCCCGGTCCAGATCAAGTTTGTGGACACACATTAGGTTATTGTGCTGACCAGCTTAGCAGTGTTCTCCACCACATCTTCCAGTTGTCATTGGACTGTCACTTTATTCCTGCCATCTGGAAATCTTCCACTGTGGTGCCTATTCCAAAGATCACTAGTCCGAGGCAACTAAATAATTTTAGACCGGTTGCACTTACCTAATTAATTATGAAGACCTTTGAAAAAATGGTAAAGAACCTTGTTCTCTCAACAGTGGAGGGTAACCTTGATCCACTTCAGTTTGCCTACCAGGCAGGGAGAGGTGTGGAGGATGCAAAACTTTTTATCTTGAATAGTTTGtataaacatttagaaaagccACAAGCTCATGCTCGGCTCTTGTTTGCTGATTTTTCATCAGCTTCTAATACCATGCAGCCTCACCTTTTATAAGAATGAATGATCTGTGATTTTAAACTGCCTCATCAGCTTGTGCTGTGGATTATGGACTTTCTGACTGACAGAACTCAGAGGGTGTCTGTAAATTTATCAGACTCCCTAACCATTTCCACTGGCTCACCACAAGGGTGTGtcctttcccccctcctcttcattaTGTATACTGATGCTTGCAGGAGAAATCAAGGAACTCGTCTTCGACTTTAGACATAAGAGGGAGGCAGCCACAGAGTGCATCATACATAGTAAAAATGTGGAGATTGTGAGGTCATACAAATACTTGGGCACATATTTGGACGACCAACTCAAATTTGGTGTCAACACTGAGGCTATTGTAAAGAGGGGGCAACAGAGAATTCACCTTTTAAGGAAACTGAACTCTTTCTCAGTCAGTCCTGTAATACTTTGTTGCTTTTAACAGTCTTTTATTGAGAGactcctgttttttcttctgttagTTCCACGAGCTCTCCGTTAAAGACATAAATATTCTTACTGAAATTGTTAAAATCTGTTCTAAGATAATCGGCGTGAAACAGAGAGATTTAAACCAGCAGCACTTTTTGTAACCAGCAGATCCTCAGAAAGTCTGAGAGTATTTTAGCCTCTTCTGGTCACGCACTCTGTAGTGAATTTTGTCTGCTGCCATCACGTCCCCGTTATGTTTTATCTGCCTGTAAAACTAGCCGCTACTCAAAATCGTACATCCCTTCTGCGATCAGATTGCTGAATGCTCCTTAAAGACTTTATCTTTTGGCGCCACATATCTTTTATTTGACTGATCACTctagtgtgttttcatttcgtCTTCAGTCTGGCTGACTTTTAATCAGTCTGTCCAATATCAGTGTCTCCTTTATCTAGGTTTTAACTTCTTGTGTAGGCTAATCTGTTGCTTGTACGTCAACTTGTCTTTGTTCGTGTTTCTTTCTCATGTGTACTAGCTGCTCCACACCAATTGCCCcaagagggattaataaagttgtttgaattgaattgaattgaacctTGTGGGGCGGGGGCCTCCAGACCCCCCCAGCGCTGGCTGTGCCTCTTCTTCAGGGTGATGTCCAGTCGGGACGGTGTGAAGGAGTAGCTGCACTGCTCAGGCTGGATAAGATTCCTGAGGCGTGGGAGACAAACAGACGGAAATGTAAACATGCAATTTCTCTTCTTTCTAACGTCCAATTTGAAGATCTTAAatttcaaaacaacatttctggCATCTGTGACGGCAGAAGTTACCTGAGTTTGACTTGCCACTTGAAGACTGTGTTTGGTCCACAGTCTGAATGAAGCCGCAGAAAATTAACATCACTGCAAAGAGAGATTATTTATTGGTTATTGATGGACACTGATGCATGCAGATATGGAACAACCATATATTTCTGTGTCATTTTCGCGTTAACTACCTGGTCTGGAAGATGAGTGTGAAGTCCTGTTCCCTGAAGATTACCCTGGCTGTGTCCCTGCAGATCCCCTTCATGTAAACATTTACCACCATCAGGTCTGTGCCCTTCTCATACGAATCATTCTTCATAAATTGCAGGTTGACCATTGGCTCTGGGGCTGCAGGAAATTATTACATGGTTAAAATCATATTGAACTGAAGGAACAAATCAGTGCTAACAAGCTGAAGAGCAAAATAGAATCATATTAACATTCACTTTGTtcaatatttacatttgttCCTGGCAGAGCACCAGGCATCGTGACATGACACAAGCCTCACCCTGACACTCTGTTAACCGTCTTGATTTTATGCAGTTTTTAGGCTGATTTTTATTCTACTTCATTAGATGGTGAATGCTTTTACTCGGTTATTTTATTAGTCAAAAAGTTTTAGCCATCGTGCATTCAGATCTTCTGTTTTTATCCCCCTGCTTCCTCTTCCGCTCTTAGCTTGTGGCTACATTAAAGAACTGTCAGTGTGCCTTTTAAAGACTGAACTACTTCAGAAGGCAAACAGGACAATAACAAACCTCAGAGAACACATCAGTAGGCTCTCTGGTGAACTGCATAACTCTCACCCGTCTGGCTTTATGGAGGTGGCTCGGGACAAGCAAAACCGATTGCCACCGTCAACTTGGCCAATCCAGAAACCAGTCTGGGACCCTCCAACCTGTCCCTGGCCTTCCTCCTGCTCAACTCCGAGCCACCAGCTATCCTGGGCAGAAGTAGTGGCCTGCCTGCTCCACTCACGGGTGGATTTCATTGCCAATGTTAACGTTTTTTGGGAGCATGGGGAGCTCTTTGGCCTAGATGGGCTCCACCTCAACCACGCTAGAGCTCATGCCCTTTTCTACAATTTCTCTTTTGAAACTCTTTGCTCCCTGGCTGTCACTGTTGAAGTTGCATCTTTTCTCGATGTCATTCAGTTCAAGTTGACCTTcactccttttatttatttattgtttttattgcacaGCTTTTCTGTTAGAATTATTCTGTTCATGGTTTTGAATCTTTGTTATCGTTTTattctcttgttttattttcaaatttcaTTTTACGCAGTATCTTTGTTTTATTggtattttatttcaattttattgtcttttgaaATTGTCTAGctaaatagaaaacattttttgtggcAGGAATTAGAACTACACCAgtactgaaatgacaaactggtATTATcattatataaataaacttgacttgtgTGATAATCCTATCCCACGGACTTCTGCATTCCCTAAAGCCTTCCAAACTAACCTTCCTGTTGCTTTAATTCCAGTGGAGGCTCTTCCTTCGACTGGTCCCGCTTCTCTTCTCCATCAAAGCTGCCATGCTTCTGGGATATACTGGGTGACGCTTCTTGTTTGGCACTCACACCAACAGCTGGTACTGAATCTGTTTCTCTAGATGGAGGCTGCTGGTGGATCAGAGTATCCTGCTCTGATTGCTGCTCATCAGGCCTTTTCTCTGGTTCAGAGTCCGTTTTATCCTCCAGCATTTCAGGAGAGTTCGCTTTGTTGTTAGAGCTCACAGGTTTGAGGCAGTCGCTGGTGCTAATGGGAGCTGCTGATTGGCTTTCACTGCCATGTGCTGTTGCTTCTGACCCGTCAGAGGACTGGTTTTGCTTCTCTGCCACCTGAATTAGGGAAGACACAAGAAACTTTATTTCAAAGGCACCAAAGGCTTAAATAATATCTAAGGTCAGATGATTCTGCAGCTTTGGCAGGGTTTTATACGACACCCGttttatctccctctctcaccaGGCTAAAGCTCAGTATGAGTCTGAAGTGTTGGTAAAGACAGCTCAATACACTACTGCACACAAAATTGCAAAACTTCAGATTTGCAATACAAATCGAATTAGCACCAGAGAATTGTGATTAAATCAATTCTGCACAAAAGCAAATCACCAAGTCCTTATAAACAATGAGAACAATTGATAAATGTGTAAATCATGTTCAGTTCAGCAAAACATTTTCTCACCTGAGTTTTGTTGGTATGGCTGACAGGAGTAGCGACTGGGACTCCTGGTTTCTGATCCTGGCCACTCTCTAgtctctgtgatctgttgtCTCCATCTTCGCGTTGTGTTTGTGGGCTCCGACCAGcgggcaggtgtgtgtgtggagctttACCATTTACTACTGTAGACTTGGCAGATTTTGTGTCCCTGTCTGCTGGTGAGGCAGCCTCTTCCTTGGGGGTCTTGGGTGGCTGTACAACGGTGCGCTTAGCACTGGGCTCCTGCTGCTCGCCTCTTGCGGCTGTAACAGGCTTGCTGGTGGTGGCTGAGCCCTCTCCAGTTCCACCTTTCGCTCCCAAAGAGTCCGTAGTGGCCTTGTCACCAACTGGTTTGTTTTTAAGGCAGCGCTTGACAGCTTTGCCACCACTGCGCCTTGACTCGCTCTGTGCATGTGAGGGGGAAGGCTGCGAGGATGACAGTCTGGGTATCTCTGATGAATCCAAGGCAACAGCTTTCTCAGGCTCCTTGTCATTTTTGGTCTCTGTGGTTActgcctccttctccttcttgtttgactgaaacagaGTGAACAGAAGAAGAACCATTTTTATCATTTGGACAAAAGTAGAGTAAGCTGAAGACTCTATTGACAATGCAACTGCCATTCATAACTTGATGTTAAGTGGGATAATAGAACAGTAGGCAAGGAAATACTACAATTATAAagacagttaaaaacaaacattaaataaagcaggagaaatgtattttagtaaaggaacatttaaagcACTGCTCATGTTATGTGACTCACTTTAAGTGAAGGCCAGATGTGAAAAGGAATCTTCTTTTGCATGACGACAAGCAGGAAACCTCCCTTCTCCTTGTACTGAACTCTGCTACACGAGGCCTCAATTTCCTCCTGCAACTGGCATCTCCACTCACGTCCATCTGAAAAACAATGACATGCAGCCCCTATTAGAGTAGAACTAGTGTCATCACGAACATTTAAATAGCAGCAAATACAA
This region of Labrus bergylta chromosome 12, fLabBer1.1, whole genome shotgun sequence genomic DNA includes:
- the usp19 gene encoding ubiquitin carboxyl-terminal hydrolase 19 isoform X3, translated to MASSGSNGAAGSETAGRRGGAQQRGGNGRENSSDLSSSTSKKKQKDRANQESREAKRAAAAAVDGVIAEVKKDVFVDWKQNVNEVTVRLRCGEGVQRIEDINTTFTDTHCHVCFPDGREWRCQLQEEIEASCSRVQYKEKGGFLLVVMQKKIPFHIWPSLKSNKKEKEAVTTETKNDKEPEKAVALDSSEIPRLSSSQPSPSHAQSESRRSGGKAVKRCLKNKPVGDKATTDSLGAKGGTGEGSATTSKPVTAARGEQQEPSAKRTVVQPPKTPKEEAASPADRDTKSAKSTVVNGKAPHTHLPAGRSPQTQREDGDNRSQRLESGQDQKPGVPVATPVSHTNKTQVAEKQNQSSDGSEATAHGSESQSAAPISTSDCLKPVSSNNKANSPEMLEDKTDSEPEKRPDEQQSEQDTLIHQQPPSRETDSVPAVGVSAKQEASPSISQKHGSFDGEEKRDQSKEEPPLELKQQEAPEPMVNLQFMKNDSYEKGTDLMVVNVYMKGICRDTARVIFREQDFTLIFQTSDVNFLRLHSDCGPNTVFKWQVKLRNLIQPEQCSYSFTPSRLDITLKKRHSQRWGGLEAPAPQGAVGGAKVAVPSSPACLENSQPGSSQHSLPAKEEPPRVGEEKPKAPKASSRVEEGSLDVVAPRSVSEHVSITKPDPTVTTPKPTCMVQPMTHAPIASNERHEEEEEKKVCLPGFTGLVNLGNTCFMNSVIQSLSNTRELRDYFHDRAFEAEINCNNPLGTGGRLAIGFAVLLRALWKGTHHAFQPSKLKAIVASKASQFTGYAQHDAQEFMAFLLDGLHEDLNRIQNKPYTETVDSDGQPDEVVAEEAWQRHKMRNDSFIVDLFQGQFKSKLVCPTCSKVSITFDPFLYLPVPLPQKQKVLSVFYFAKEPHKKPIKFLVSVSKENSSTVEVLESISRSVRVKSENLRLAEVGKNRFHRMFLPSHSLDTVSSSDMLFCFEVLSKDMAKERVILLQVQQRLQVPNIPISKCAACLKPPVSEEDKLKRCTRCYRVGYCNQACQRTHWPNHKALCRPNTENVGLPFLVSVPESRLSYARLTQLLEGYSRFSVNVFQPPFQSGRTSPETSQSRDLPQMPAGSPEGPGPGAEVMSDSCTVGSGDQELQSPSLLPECQGECAQASALHPAESESLSSSQTSLSTTQTTDSGFSEPVSSTSCCSLDPHAEKETTCEKAVRPEAAVTGYQHPSESASGHASQFYIALLDSNNKELRLDEKEDALEALPEDATLVLVWKNNERLKEYVLVSSKELEYEEDQGSLSETARAGHFTLEQCLNLFTKPEVLAPEEAWYCPKCQQHREASKQLLLWRLPNVLIIQLKRFSFRSFIWRDKINDMVDFPVRNLDLSKFCIGQKDEMQQPPIYDLYAVINHYGGMIGGHYTAYARLPSDKNSQRSDVGWRLFDDSTVTMVEESQVVTRYAYVLFYRRRNSPVERPPRFLRPVGAESPNAAGATASQASSQSLFGQDLDPEGPPTLTPEVPSDLFAHSGECAAPSYSNMEEVD
- the usp19 gene encoding ubiquitin carboxyl-terminal hydrolase 19 isoform X6; the encoded protein is MASSGSNGAAGSETAGRRGGAQQRGGNGRENSSDLSSSTSKKKQKDRANQESREAKRAAAAAVDGVIAEVKKDVFVDWKQNVNEVTVRLRCGEGVQRIEDINTTFTDTHCHVCFPDGREWRCQLQEEIEASCSRVQYKEKGGFLLVVMQKKIPFHIWPSLKSNKKEKEAVTTETKNDKEPEKAVALDSSEIPRLSSSQPSPSHAQSESRRSGGKAVKRCLKNKPVGDKATTDSLGAKGGTGEGSATTSKPVTAARGEQQEPSAKRTVVQPPKTPKEEAASPADRDTKSAKSTVVNGKAPHTHLPAGRSPQTQREDGDNRSQRLESGQDQKPGVPVATPVSHTNKTQVAEKQNQSSDGSEATAHGSESQSAAPISTSDCLKPVSSNNKANSPEMLEDKTDSEPEKRPDEQQSEQDTLIHQQPPSRETDSVPAVGVSAKQEASPSISQKHGSFDGEEKRDQSKEEPPLELKQQEAPEPMVNLQFMKNDSYEKGTDLMVVNVYMKGICRDTARVIFREQDFTLIFQTSDVNFLRLHSDCGPNTVFKWQVKLRNLIQPEQCSYSFTPSRLDITLKKRHSQRWGGLEAPAPQGAVGGAKVAVPSSPACLENSQPGSSQHSLPAKEEPPRVGEEKPKAPKASSRVEEGSLDVVAPRSVSEHVSITKPDPTVTTPKPTCMVQPMTHAPIASNERHEEEEEKKVCLPGFTGLVNLGNTCFMNSVIQSLSNTRELRDYFHDRAFEAEINCNNPLGTGGRLAIGFAVLLRALWKGTHHAFQPSKLKAIVASKASQFTGYAQHDAQEFMAFLLDGLHEDLNRIQNKPYTETVDSDGQPDEVVAEEAWQRHKMRNDSFIVDLFQGQFKSKLVCPTCSKVSITFDPFLYLPVPLPQKQKVLSVFYFAKEPHKKPIKFLVSVSKENSSTVEVLESISRSVRVKSENLRLAEVGKNRFHRMFLPSHSLDTVSSSDMLFCFEVLSKDMAKERVILLQVQQRLQVPNIPISKCAACLKPPVSEEDKLKRCTRCYRVGYCNQACQRTHWPNHKALCRPNTENVGLPFLVSVPESRLSYARLTQLLEGYSRFSVNVFQPPFQSGRTSPETSQSRDLPQMPAGSPEGPGPGAEVMSDSCTVGSGDQELQSPSLLPECQGECAQASALHPAESESLSSSQTSLSTTQTTDSGFSEPVSSTSCCSLDPHAEKETTCEKAVRPEAAVTGYQHPSESASGHASQFYIALLDSNNKELRLDEKEDALEALPEDATLVLVWKNNERLKEYVLVSSKELEYEEDQGSLSETARAGHFTLEQCLNLFTKPEVLAPEEAWYCPKCQQHREASKQLLLWRLPNVLIIQLKRFSFRSFIWRDKINDMVDFPVRNLDLSKFCIGQKDEMQQPPIYDLYAVINHYGGMIGGHYTAYARLPSDKNSQRSDVGWRLFDDSTVTMVEESQVVTRYAYVLFYRRRNSPVERPPRFLRPVGAESPNAAGATASQVTHPRIQDQHDLSLPLVYFTGL